The Equus caballus isolate H_3958 breed thoroughbred chromosome 22, TB-T2T, whole genome shotgun sequence genome window below encodes:
- the LOC100068890 gene encoding BPI fold-containing family A member 1 has product MFQISGLMVFCGLLAQATALLGALQAPLDPTLPLAVTPDLDLSLTDFSGSLTSALSHGLLSEGLLGSLEKLPLSDALKTEGITSRGLFKGLLGRIASGMPFLNIIDVKITNPQMQDLGLVQSPHGRRLYITIPLLMRLNVNVPLIGSLLKLAVKLNISADILPSKDEQQNIYMVLDSCTYSPGSLEISVLERFVPVPFKGLFKSLSKILPGLVKDKVCPLLKEVLRSLDTTLLEATVDTMFYGLEFATKV; this is encoded by the exons ATGTTTCAAATTAGTGGCCTCATGGTCTTCTGTGGGCTGCTGGCCCAGGCTACTGCCCTGCTGGGAGCTCTGCAAGCACCCCTGGACCCAACCCTGCCCTTGGCTGTGACTCCAGACCTGGACCTCAGTCTCACAGATTTTTCTGGAAGCTTGACTAGTG CTCTCAGCCATGGCTTGCTCTCTGAGGGTCTGTTGGGCAGTCTCGAAAAGCTTCCACTCTCGGATGCACTGAAGACTGAAGGAATCACTTCCAGAGGCCTGTTTAAGGGACTGCTTGGGAGAATAGCTTCAGGAATGCCTTTCCTGAACATCATTGA TGTGAAGATCACTAATCCCCAGATGCAGGATCTTGGCCTTGTCCAGAGCCCTCATGGCCGTCGTCTCTATATCACCATCCCTCTGCTCATGAGACTCAATGTGAATGT GCCCCTGATTGGAAGTCTGTTAAAGCTGGCTGTGAAGCTAAATATCAGTGCAGACATCTTACCTTCGAAAGATGAACAGCAGAACATCTACATGGTCCTTGACAGCTGCACTTACTCCCCTGGCAGCCTGGAAATCTCCGTGCTTGAAAG ATTTGTCCCCGTGCCCTTTAAAGGCCTCTTCAAAAGCCTCAGCAAGATCCTTCCTGGGCTGGTGAAGGACAAG GTATGTCCTCTCCTCAAAGAGGTTCTCAGAAGCTTGGACACCACCCTGTTGGAGGCCACTGTTG atacGATGTTCTATGGGCTGGAATTTGCCACTAAGGTCTAG